DNA sequence from the Nicotiana tomentosiformis chromosome 3, ASM39032v3, whole genome shotgun sequence genome:
acgagaattaggtcaagcatagttcagttacatcaaatgaagaaatgtaaacaatctaaacatagtatctcttgactgcgtctgagttgataggttttggccaaacttctccgtccatctctgcgagtatgagcgctcctcctgttagtactctgtgaaccatgtagggtccttgccaattgggtgaaaattttcctttggcttcatcttgatgcgggaagatccgcttcatcaccagctgccccggtgtgaattgtctaggcttgacccttttgttgaaagctctggacattttGTTCTAgtaaagttgaccgtgacatactatGTTCATTATTTTTCCGTCAATGAGAGCCATTTGCTCATAATGACTTCGTATCCATTCTACATCACTGAGTTCAggctcttgtatgattctcaaagaaggaatttctacttcgaCGGGAATGATGGCTTCAGTGCCATAACACATCAAATAAGGAAtttccccagttgatgtgcgaaccgtggtacgatatccaagtagggGAAATGGTAACTTCTCATGCCATTGTTTGAGATTTTCTACCATCTtacttaatatcttcttgatgttcttattggcggcttccacatctccattcatttgtggcctgTATGATGTGGAATTCTtagcttgatcttgaaggtttcacacatggatttcatcaaatcactgttaaggttggcaGCGTTGGCGGTGATGATTGATTCCGGTaccccgaatcgacaaacaatacgatCCCTAATAAAAACttctacgaccttcttagttatagccttgtaagatgcggcttcagcccattttgtgaaatagtctatggccactagaatgaacctatgcccatttgaagcggtgGGTTcaattggaccgatgacatccatcccccaagcggagaaaggccaaggtgaaCTTGtcgcattgagttcattgggtggcgctcgtatcatatctgcatgtatttggcactgatgacacctttgaacatacctgatgcagtcatGTTTCcctagtcatccaaaaataacctactcttaatatcttcttggccaaaacaaaaccgttcatgtgtggtccgcaagttccggcattTACCTCTTCGAgtagtttggaagcttccttggcgtcaacacaccataataatcctaggtctggagtccttttgtacagaattcctccactttggaagaaatggttggccaatcttcggagtgtgcatttctgagtatgattttcgtgctccgggtactctccatttgccaagtattctttgataTCATGAAACCATGGATTCCAAtcagtttcttcttcaacatgagcataataagctggctgattatggaTCCCTATCGGAATAggatcaatgaaattcttgtctaggtgttgtatcatggaagatagagtggccaacgcatctgtgaactcattctggattctcggaacatgtttgaactctatttttgtgaacctcttcatcaactcttgtacgtagtacaaatatagaaatattttggtattctttgtagcccattctcctagaacctgatgtaccaaaaggtttgaatctccaattaccagcaattcctgaacgttcatgtcaatggccaacttgagccccaagatgcaggcctcatattctTCCATATTATTGGTATATGGAAACCTGAGCTTTGCAgatactggatagtgttgacctgtttctgacactaaaactgctccaattcctactcctttgaagtttgcagctccatcgaagaacattctccaatcgtcataggtttcggtgatatcttctcctatgaatgatacctcttcatcgggaaaatacgtattcagtggttcgtattctccacccacaggattttctgccagatgatctgccaatgcttgcCCCTTGACCGCCTTTtgagttacataaatgatgtcgaactcactcagtagtatctgccattttgccaacTTTCCCGTAGGCATGGATTTATGGCAGATGTATTTTAATGGATAcattcttgatatgagatatgtggtgtaggcacatAAGTGgtgcctcaacttctgagctatccacGTCAAAGCGTAGCAGGTGCGCTCCAGCAAATAATACCGTTCttcatagggtgtgaacttcttacttagatagtatatggcttgttcctttcttcccgtctcgtcgtgttgtcccaagacacagctGAAAGCCCCATCcagtacagataaatagagtagcagaggtctcccaggttctggtgggaccagaacaggtggtttggataaatattccttgatcttgtcaaaggctttttggcattcttcagtccaacttgtcgCAACAtctttctttaacattttgaaaatcggttcacaaatcacagttgattgtgctatgaaatggctgatgtaattgagacgccccaagaaactcatcacatctttcttgttcttcggaggtggcaaatcttggatagccttgatctttgacgggtctagctcaatttcTCGGCGACTGACAATGAACCCTAAcaactttccagcagggactccgaaggcacattttgcgggatttagTTTCAGGTTGTATCTTCGAAGTCGATCAATgaatttcctcaaatctgctatatgatatgtgcttctcttggatttgatgatgacgtcatccacatacatctctatctccttgtgtatcatatcgtgaaaaatggttgtcatggccctcatatagctGGCTCCAATATTCTTTAAGCCAAATAGAATCATTTTGTAGCAATACACTCCCAATGGTGTAATAAAGGATGTCtttatccatccagatctgatgatatcacgcgaagcaatccacaaaggattggagttcatgcttggcacagttgccaatcagtatgtgtatattgggcaaagggaaatcatctttgggacttttTCTATTTAAATCctgatagtcgacacacactctgactttgccatctttctttggaactggcataatgttagccaaccaggttggatattcaaccactctgagaaccttggctttgatttgtttggtgacttcctcctttatttttAGACTCACATCTGGTTTGAACTTTCTAAGCTTCTGCTTTACATGCTGATACATAGGGTtcgtaggtagtttatgagccactatggatgtgctcaaaccggtcatatcatcataggaccatgcaaaaatatcctcatactccttcaagaaccggacatactcttccttctctgacggtgataggtgaatgcttacacgcgtTTTCTTGATtgtttcggagtctcccaaattaactgtttgggtctcatccaaattggacttaggcttattttcaaagttttccacttctctgacaatttcctcgggtattatagcCTCTTCTAGATCCTctaaatcattatccttatgttgcgttgtctcattacatgccacagtcgtaagttcatcgggataggtaataataatgctgtagagaaaaatgtaaagaataataataaatgctaaaataacaatgcattagataaatcttgaaaacgtcaaacaagtacggctcgatgactcgagcaattatttcaaaacaaaatactgaaaatgtatTAGATGCTCAGAAAATTGCTTTCAAGATAAATGGTGCTAATTGCCAGGCTTCCTAGGAACTCGACTGGCCCTTGATGGTgtagcagtccagttcttgagaatagctcccttctccacggtctgaataataaggtcttcctcctcatcCTCCTCAAATCGCaccgcaatccatgtcttcatcatccagaaacagattccttatgccagctagaacttcatcttcttcgaacTCCCACATGATGTcggcttgatgaaatgactggctcaaatgtggtacaggttgctctagagggtaataaggaccacgccatggtggcaaccaattctgatactcgtgccaggtgtatcatacccaagcccaaaagttatgCTGTGACGCTTTAGCTAtatcggtttggtgatcccctggagattcttactgagacccttgccaggttcataccttgtccatgccaatatgccttctatcttactgctccaccatttgtcttttttaattgcgttgacgcgctcgacgcgatggtatgtttctctacccaacttccttctattctcgatgaccggaacagtttgactggtgtaaatgggattacttctgtccccatggatgatcagttcctgatggttccactcaaacttcacgacctgatgtagagtagaagctatggccccagcggcatgtatccaaggtcatcccaataataggttgtaggtagcagatttgtccaacacttgaaactcaacatcaaactagGTTGGGCCCATTTGTGGGCTGGGGTTGGTTTCCTCAAttatggccctttgagacccatcaaatgctttcacattcatactttctgctcgtatctcgtgcaggcctttacctaatcttttcagagtagttagtggacatatattgagacttgaacccccatctatcaagactttggcaatgaacttgtcttcaaacTGCAGTGTGATATATAGTGCCCTGttatgacttagtccttctggtggcagcCCGTCTTCAtaaaaagtgatcttgtggctttccaacacttgtcctaCCATATTGGCTATCTCCCCACTGGTAATGTtattgggtacataggcttcgttcaacactttcatcaactcATTCCTATGCGCCTCGGAGTTCTGCAATAGcgatagaatggatatctgagtaggggttttgttcagatgatcaaccacagaatactctctTGCTTGCActtttctccaaagatcatccgggccAGTTTCAATGATAGGCGGCTTAGAAGTGGTTTCTTTACTTATCCCAACCAAATGTTTGGGCGTATAAACCCTACCAGTTATAGTCATGCCTTGTGCTGCacttgtttcttccatttttgcctttcttttccttcttgcttccgcaacataatcccatggtataacaTTAGGCTTATAAGATGGCGTAAGTGCTACCATCACGGTAAAGGGCGTTGTcacttcaacctcaaacggagttagTGCAACCACCTCAACTTTAATGGGTGCCTGGGtctgtaccatgataggtgtaagagtgactggagatgttttagaattatccccttctcgaatgagcccaattgatccctctgagtcccattcttcatcggtctctatcacgttCACTCTTCCACCCCTGTGATCTGGGAAGGATTGTTACagacattgggtgcagcctcctttGCCAGTATGAATTTGGTGTCAATtagtgtctgaatcttatcctttaaagtacgacactcatcaatagtatgacctttcatgcctgagtgataggcacatgtcttatttgggttaatccactcggaagagttttccatagcaataatgggaatgggagtgatataaccggcaacctCCAGTCTCTTGTACAGCtggtctataggttcagcaattggggtgtattgtctgggtggtctgcggtcgaaatttggtctaggtgTTTGCTAGTTTTGGCGgactggtggtgagtggtagtatggtggttgggtgttataagtatggtaaGTGGCGGTAGGTTATTGGTATCTAGGAGGTGAAGGccgatatgtgggtggaggtgtttggtatgtaagaggagactttggaccttgggctaccatcaccgcACCTACTTCTTTATTCTTGGAGATACTTCCTGACTGTAAGGCTTTATTTGTGACTTTGAGTGCTtaaaaatttgtcaccattccgcttttgatcccttcttctattctctctcccaatttgatgatgtcagaaaatttatggttttcaataaccatcagtctttcgtagtattgcggatcctgagctctaACGAAGAaattattcatctgttcttcctCCAGTGTTAGCCTTACTTTTGCgacttcagacctccaccgagtagcatactcacaaaaagtttctgttggcttcttcttgagattctgaatgtagaaaaGGTCTAGTGCATTtactgtgttaaacctgaaccgatccatgaaatccgatgccatgctcgcccaattaacccatttctttgggttctgactgatgtaccaagacagagattctccagtgaggcttctcatgaacaacttcatgcggattctttcatccttgccaacccctacaagcttgtcacagtaCGTTCTCAAATGTACCTTCGAATCACCAGTcccatcgaacatttcgaacttaggaggtttgtaaccctctggcagttctacatctggttgaatacacaaatcttaataattcaaaccctcaatgcctttgtccccttcgacactttgaactctgccagtaagtttcttgagttcttctgccatgttcttgatgagcaggtccttctcggcagaTTTGGGTATTTATAGGGTCTGTTGTGaggtgtggggtaaggttttcACATATATGGGATTTCTTTGATGAACTCCGAGAATctgggcgtaatggtggtcattAGTTGCGTTTTGCGGGTCAGGAGTAGGCTGAGGTGCATTTTGAGGGGTGTGGTATGTggttgtttgtgggtattgagttgggtggtgctggtgttgttgaggagtaggtatCGGTGGAGGGTTAtggttctgaggaggtgtggcgtattgatgtggtGTGGGAGGATTTTGCAGATTTTGTATTTTTTGGGGAGGTACCGCGTTTGGGCGTTTGTATTTTGTTGGTTAAGGTTGGGGAcatttagggtgagggaaaggtttgccaagttctgGACCTGCTCGAGTGccccttgtagctccaatattttctgttccagacGTAGGACCAATTCGTTCTGTGCTGGAGTATTCCGACCGTCCGAGgtttcaacgttctctgcattgtcttttctgataccgcttaaatcctccattttttctttccctttgcttttgcctttaggaCCACttggtggaggacctctagatctagtatgatatgcggatgatgccagtatgtacgaaccaacctttggaGAATgagaataaacaaaagaaaaacaaaaaggtaaccaagtcagtaagggttATTAAGAGGATATTTGCAGTATTATAAATTCATGTCCTAATTTttgggacctcattgtgcccgaggtaggcctaagcgacatataggt
Encoded proteins:
- the LOC138907720 gene encoding uncharacterized protein yields the protein MYVDDVIIKSKRSTYHIADLRKFIDRLRRYNLKLNPAKCAFGVPAGKLLGFIVSRREIELDPSKIKAIQDLPPPKNKKDKDVATSWTEECQKAFDKIKEYLSKPPVLVPPEPGRPLLLYLSVLDGAFSCVLGQHDETGRKEQAIYYLSKKFTPYEERFPYTNNMEEYEACILGLKLAIDMNVQELLNEFTDALATLSSMIQHLDKNFIDPIPIGIHNQPAYYAHVEEETDWNPWFHDIKEYLANGEPQMNGDVEAANKNIKKILSKMVENLKQWHEKLPFPLLGYRTTVRTSTGEIPYLMCYGTEAIIPVEVEIPSLRIIQEPELSDVEWIRSHYEQMALIDGKIMNIVCHGQLY